The following are encoded together in the Glycine soja cultivar W05 chromosome 5, ASM419377v2, whole genome shotgun sequence genome:
- the LOC114412144 gene encoding oxysterol-binding protein-related protein 2A-like, whose amino-acid sequence MRVKEMHPLCCISLESPGIGSDSPEPEAAALSRTRSLPAGGSDGIARRGSEATVAGVLYKWTNYGKGWRSRWFLLRNGVLSYAKIRWPENLNLLSPVDDVRLIGEVTANRLAREAASAAATVRRKNHKPPSSSSSSAVVHLKISSFRESKSDDRRFYIFTSTKTLHLRTDSRKDRVAWIQALVSTRGLYPLRPLSDHLSLAPNNISVSAERLKKRLLEVGSSESLVKDCEQIMLAEFSELQEQLQILCQERMNLLDTIRQLEAANIEPEATALHDSEYQLTKNEFSSLGRGKYSECSTTESSDDIEKQEMEEVSDEDEISYYDTKEYFTEHGFRCGSTGDLDSMNMSGEGNTQCIDLENSLVGKTINDFGYPQIARRKKLPDPVEKEKGVSLWSIIKDNVGKDLTRVCLPVYFNEPISSLQKCFEDFEYSFLLDRAYEYGKSGNSLLRALNVAAFAISGYASSEGRHCKPFNPLLGETYEAHFPDKEVRFFSEKVSHHPTVVACHCEGRGWKFWADSNIRSKFWGRSIQLDPVGVLTLEFDDGEIFQWSKVTTTIYNLILGKIYCDHHGNMDIRGNRQYSCRLQFKEQAILDRNPHQVHGFVEDVMGKKVATLFGKWDDSIYYVNGEVNVKPKDFTMSDTNLLWKRTKPPSNLTRYNLTSFAITLNELTPGLKEKLPPTDSRLRPDQRHLENGEYEKANMEKQRLEKRQRMSRKMQENGWQPRWFHRQSENGTFRYTGGYWEARAQGRWNGCPNIFGEIHEGNFDPLGAS is encoded by the exons ATGCGAGTGAAGGAAATGCACCCGTTGTGCTGCATCTCGCTTGAGAGTCCGGGGATCGGGAGCGACTCGCCGGAGCCGGAGGCGGCGGCGTTGTCGAGGACGAGGAGTCTTCCGGCCGGCGGATCTGATGGCATTGCGCGGCGGGGATCGGAGGCCACGGTGGCCGGAGTTCTCTATAAGTGGACTAATTACGGCAAGGGATGGAGATCCCGCTGGTTCCTCCTCCGCAATGGCGTCCTCTCCTACGCCAAGATCCGCTGGCCGGAAAACCTCAACCTCCTCTCTCCGGTCGACGACGTCCGCCTCATCGGTGAAGTCACTGCCAACCGCCTCGCCAGAGAAGCCGCCTCCGCCGCCGCCACCGTGCGGCGGAAGAATCACAAACctccttcctcctcctcctcctccgccGTCGTCCATCTCAAG ATCTCGTCATTCAGGGAGAGCAAGTCAGACGATAGACGGTTCTATATATTCACATCAACAAAGACTCTCCATCTGAGAACCGATTCGAGGAAGGACCGTGTGGCGTGGATACAAGCTTTGGTTTCAACCCGCGGATTGTACCCACTTCGACCACTCAGTGACCATCTCTCCCTCGCGCCAAATAATATATCTGTGTCAGCCGAGAGGCTTAAGAAACGCTTGCTTGAAGTGGGTAGCAGTGAGAGTCTTGTCAAGGATTGCGAGCAAATCATGCTCGCTGAGTTCTCCGAATTGCAAGAGCAACTTCAGATCCTATGTCAGGAACGAATGAATTTGCTTGATACAATAAGGCAGCTGGAG GCTGCTAATATTGAACCTGAGGCCACTGCCTTGCATGACAGTGAATACCAATTAACAAAGAATGAATTTTCAAGTCTAGGACGTGGAAAATATAGTG AATGCAGTACTACTGAATCATCTGATGATATTGAGAAACAGGAGATGGAGGAAGTGTCAGATGAAGATGAAATCTCATATTATGACACTAAAGAGTATTTTACAGAACATGGTTTTAGGTGTGGGTCAACAGGAGATTTGGATTCAATGAACATGTCTGGGGAAGGTAACACACAGTGCATTGATTTGGAGAACAGTCTTGTTGGGAAGACGATCAATGATTTTGGGTACCCTCAGATAGCAAGGCGAAAGAAGCTTCCAGATCCTGTTGAGAAAGAGAAAGGCGTTAGTCTTTGGTCAATTATCAAAGACAATGTGGGCAAAGATCTAACACGAGTGTGTCTTCCTGTATACTTTAATGAGCCAATATCATCTCTTCAGAAATGTTTTGAGGACTTTGAGTACTCTTTTCTTCTGGATCGAGCTTATGAGTATGGAAAATCT GGAAACAGTCTCCTTCGGGCACTGAATGTTGCTGCCTTTGCAATTTCTGGATATGCATCATCTGAAGGTCGTCATTGTAAACCCTTTAATCCATTGTTAGGGGAAACTTACGAAGCTCATTTTCCTGACAAAGAAGTTCGCTTCTTTTCTGAGAAG GTGAGTCACCATCCAACTGTCGTTGCCTGCCACTGTGAAGGTAGAGGTTGGAAATTTTGGGCTGACAGTAACATTCGGTCAAAGTTTTGGGGAAGGTCAATTCAGCTTGACCCAGTGGGAGTTCTGACCCTAGAGTTTGATGATGGTGAAATATTTCAGTGGAGCAAG GTCACGACTACAATTTATAATCTTATCCTTGGCAAAATATATTGTGATCATCATGGGAACATGGACATCCGAGGTAATCGTCAATATTCGTGCAGACTCCAGTTCAAAGAACAGGCGATTCTTGATCGAAACCCTCACCAG GTACATGGCTTTGTTGAAGATGTAATGGGAAAAAAGGTTGCCACATTATTTGGCAAGTGGGATGACAGCATTTATTATGTTAATGGCGAAGTTAATGTGAAGCCAAAAGATTTCACTATGTCAGACACAAACTTGCTGTGGAAAAGGACTAAGCCACCTTCTAATCTCACCCGCTACAATTTGACATCATTTGCCATCACACTCAATGAGCTTACTCCCGGGCTAAAG GAGAAGCTTCCACCCACGGATTCCAGGCTGAGACCAGATCAGCGGCATCTAGAGAATGGGGAATACGAGAAGGCTAATATGGAAAAACAAAGGTTGGAAAAGAGGCAAAGAATG TCAAGGAAAATGCAAGAAAATGGATGGCAGCCTAGGTGGTTCCACAGACAGAGTGAAAATGGAACGTTCCGATATACTGGCGGGTATTGGGAAGCGAGAGCTCAAGGAAGATGGAATGGATGCCCAAATATCTTCGGTGAAATTCATGAAGGCAATTTTGATCCTTTAGGTGCATCTTGA